Proteins encoded in a region of the Pigmentiphaga litoralis genome:
- a CDS encoding glutathione S-transferase family protein produces MQLLYAPTSPFVRKVMVCAHLTGQADQIEWLPSAAHPIRRDDRIAAHNPLAKVPTLVLEDGQSLYDSRVICEYLASRAGDTQLFPASGAARWQALTQQALGDGLLDAALLARYERTARPADMQWTEWYDAQLVKVEAGLAEIEDQAAALFQASVDPLSAPASNAPTSNAPTSNAPTSNLPASNSLTSNSLTSNTPTIGDVTLGCALGYLDFRFPKLDWAARYPGTARWHAVFRTLPAMQATLPHDA; encoded by the coding sequence ATGCAACTTTTGTACGCGCCTACGTCGCCCTTTGTGCGCAAGGTGATGGTGTGTGCGCACCTGACGGGGCAGGCCGACCAGATCGAATGGTTGCCCAGCGCGGCGCATCCGATCCGGCGGGACGACCGCATTGCCGCGCATAACCCGCTGGCCAAGGTGCCGACGCTGGTTCTGGAAGACGGGCAGTCTTTGTATGACAGCCGCGTGATCTGCGAATACCTGGCCAGCCGCGCGGGGGACACGCAGTTGTTCCCCGCATCAGGCGCCGCGCGTTGGCAGGCCTTGACGCAGCAGGCGCTGGGTGATGGCCTGCTGGATGCGGCCTTGCTGGCGCGCTATGAACGCACGGCGCGCCCTGCGGACATGCAATGGACCGAGTGGTATGACGCGCAGCTGGTCAAGGTCGAAGCCGGACTGGCCGAAATCGAAGACCAGGCCGCCGCACTGTTTCAGGCGTCGGTAGATCCGTTGTCCGCGCCCGCATCGAATGCGCCGACGTCGAACGCGCCTACTTCGAATGCGCCGACGTCGAACTTGCCCGCATCGAACTCGCTCACTTCGAACTCGCTCACATCCAACACGCCGACCATCGGCGACGTCACCCTGGGGTGCGCGCTGGGCTATCTGGACTTCCGGTTCCCGAAACTGGATTGGGCCGCGCGTTACCCCGGCACCGCACGTTGGCATGCCGTGTTTCGCACCCTGCCCGCGATGCAGGCCACCCTACCGCACGATGCCTGA